One genomic region from Euleptes europaea isolate rEulEur1 chromosome 6, rEulEur1.hap1, whole genome shotgun sequence encodes:
- the GEMIN2 gene encoding LOW QUALITY PROTEIN: gem-associated protein 2 (The sequence of the model RefSeq protein was modified relative to this genomic sequence to represent the inferred CDS: deleted 1 base in 1 codon) yields the protein MRCAVPVEARSAGRRAAMESGVEELMPRLLPVEDCDISEDFDPAVPPRTPQEYLKRVQIEAAKCPDVVVAQIDPRKLKKKQTVNISLSGCLPAPEGYSPTLQWQRQQVAHFSAVRQSVNKHRDHWKSQHLDSNVTIPKPDDEEAWKKFCLGEKLYLNTGVQVSNDENQGIDYVQVGFPPLLSIVSRMNQVTVTSVLEYLINWFSEKEFTSELGRWLYALLACLEKPLLPEAHSLIRQLARRCSEVRVLEENKNEERVSALNLLICLVGRYFDQLDLADEPS from the exons ATGCGTTGTGCGGTCCCTGTCGAAGCGCGTTCCGCTGGCAGAAGG GCTGCGATGGAGTCGGGGGTCGAGGAACTGATGCCCCGCCTTTTGCCTGTGGAGGACTGTGACATCTCGGAGGATTTCGACCCGGCCGTGCCCCCCAGGACCCCCCAAGAGTATTTAAAGCGGGTCCA GATTGAAGCTGCAAAATGCCCAGATGTTGTTGTGGCTCAGATAGACCCCAGAAAACTGAAAAAGAAACAGACAGTGAATATTTCA CTCTCAGGATGCCTCCCTGCCCCTGAAGGATATTCACCAACTCTGCAATGGCAACGACAACAAGTGGCTCACTTTTCAGCCGTTCGCCAG AGTGTGAACAAACACAGGGACCACTGGAAGTCCCAGCATTTGGACAGTAACGTTACGATC cccaaaccagATGACGAAGAAGCCTGGAAAAAATTTTGTCTGGGTGAAAAGTTGTATTTAAATACAGGTGTTCAAGTATCCAATGATGAAAATCAAGGAATTGATTATGTACAG gttggcTTTCCTCCATTGCTGAGCATTGTTAGCAGAATGAATCAG GTGACAGTAACCAGTGTCTTGGAATATCTGATAAACTGGTTTTCGGAGAAGGAATTTACTTCAGAACTG GGCAGATGGCTTTATGCTTTGCTGGCCTGTCTTGAAAAACCATTGTTACCAGAGGCTCACTCCCTGATTCGGCAACTGGCGAGAAGATGCTCTGAAGTGAGAGTTTTGGAG GAGAACAAGAATGAAGAAAGAGTATCAGCTCTGAACTTGTTAATTTGTTTAGTTGGCAG gtacTTTGACCAGCTTGACCTGGCTGATGAGCCCTCTTGA